A single Xenopus laevis strain J_2021 chromosome 3S, Xenopus_laevis_v10.1, whole genome shotgun sequence DNA region contains:
- the txnrd1.S gene encoding thioredoxin reductase 1, cytoplasmic S homeolog isoform 1 (UGA stop codon recoded as selenocysteine; isoform 1 is encoded by transcript variant 1): MGNSVKKGKAVFVDQTQVKSMRLYKAALEDQCGKSPEITKLKTNENDDNGWRTSKEKSGLKIEIEEYICSSDVVIFSKTSVDSCAKVKDHFDKMGITYLTVELDQLDNGNQLEELLYEQTMESSLPSVFVKEKHIGSYEDILKLSKENMFQKLLETKEDNPDQITYDYDLIVIGGGSGGLAASKEAAKYGKKVLVLDFVTPSPLGTRWGLGGTCVNVGCIPKKLMHQAALLRQALKDSQKYGWQIEDNIQHNWETMTDSVQNYIGSLNFNYRVALMENNVKYENGYGEFVGPHTIKSTNSRGKEKYFTAEKFLIATGERPRYLGIPGDKEYCITSDDLFSLPYCPGKTLVVGASYVALECAGFLAGLGLDVTVMVRSILLRGFDQQMANKIGEYMEEHGVKFIKQFVPAKIEQMEAGKPGRLKVTSQAPDGTETTDEYNTVLLAIGRDACTRNIGLEIPGVKINEKTGKIPVNDEEQTNVSYIYAIGDVIQDKLELTPVAIQAGRLLAKRLYGDSTLKCDYVNVPTTVFTPLEYGACGLSEENAIRHYGEENIEVYHSYFWPLEWTVPVRDNNKCYAKIICNLKDNERVVGFHVLSPNAGEITQGFAAAIKCGLTKDQLDNTIGIHPVCAEIFTTLTVTKRSGGNILQSGCUG; the protein is encoded by the exons ATGGGCAATTCTGTGAAGAAAGGGAAAGCTGTATTTGTCGATCAGACTCAAGTCAAGAGCATGCGGCTCTACAAAGCAG CTTTAGAAGATCAGTGCggaaaatcaccagaaataaccaaACTTAAAACTAATGAAAATGATGACAATGGATGGAGAACAAGCAAGGAGAAAAGTGGCCTTAAAATCGAAATTGAGGAATACATCTGTTCCAGTGATGTTGTGATCTTCAGCAAGACATCAGTCGACAGCTGTGCCAAA gtaaaggatcatTTTGACAAAATGGGAATTACATATCTGACAGTAGAGCTAGACCAATTAG ACAACGGCAACCAGCTGGAAGAACTGCTGTACGAGCAAACCATGGAGTCATCTTTACCCAGTGTTTTTGTGAAGGAGAAGCATATAGGAAGCTATGAGGACATTTTAAAG TTGTCTAAAGAAAACATGTTTCAGAAACTTCTAGAAACTAAAGAAGATAATCCCGACCAAATCACATATGACTATGACCTTATAGTTATTGGTGGTGGATCAGGAGGGCTAGCTGCTTCTAAG GAGGCTGCAAAGTATGGCAAGAAAGTGCTGGTACTAGACTTTGTGACTCCATCACCCCTTGGCACAAGATGGG GTCTTGGAGGAACCTGTGTAAACGTAGGCTGCATTCCCAAGAAGCTAATGCATCAGGCGGCTTTGCTAAGACAGGCTTTGAAAGATTCTCAGAAATATGGATGGCAGATAGAAGACAATA TACAGCACAACTGGGAAACAATGACAGATTCTGTTCAGAACTATATTGGTTCTCTAAATTTTAACTACAGAGTCGCCCTAATGGAAAACAATGTGAAGTATGAAAATGGCTATGGAGAATTTGTAGGACCACATACAATCAAG tCAACAAATAGTAGAGGAAAAGAGAAATACTTTACAGCAGAAAAATTTCTCATTGCCACTGGTGAACGGCCACGATACTTAGGTATTCCCGGAGACAAAGAATACTGCATTACAAG TGATGACCTCTTCTCGCTTCCTTACTGTCCGGGGAAGACTCTGGTGGTTGGAGCATCCTACGTTGCCTTGGaatgtgctgggtttttggcaggACTTGGTCTAGACGTTACCGTTATGGTGCGTTCCATTCTCTTAAGAGGTTTTGATCAGCAAATGGCCAACAAAATTGGCGAATACATGGAAGAGCACGGAGTGAAATTCATCAAACAATTTGTGCCAGCTAAG ATAGAACAAATGGAAGCAGGGAAACCTGGGAGGTTAAAGGTAACATCACAAGCACCTGATGGCACAGAGACAACAGACGAATACAACACA GTTCTGCTGGCAATTGGAAGGGATGCTTGCACAAGAAATATTGGACTTGAAATACCTGGAGTAAAGATAAATGAAAA AACAGGAAAAATCCCAGTTAATGATGAGGAGCAGACTAATGTGTCTTATATCTATGCCATTGGAGATGTCATACAGGACAAACTAGAGCTCACTCCTGTAGCTATCCAAGCAGGCCGCCTACTAGCCAAGAGGCTCTATGGAGATTCAACTCTAAAG TGTGACTATGTAAATGTACCAACGACAGTATTTACCCCTTTGGAATATGGTGCTTGTGGCTTATCCGAAGAAAATGCTATCCGACACTACGGAGAGGAGAATATAGAG GTCTACCACAGTTACTTCTGGCCTCTAGAATGGACAGTACCAGTAAGGGACAATAACAAGTGTTACGCAAAGATCATCTGTAATCTGAAAGATAAT GAAAGAGTTGTGGGCTTCCATGTCCTCTCTCCGAATGCTGGAGAAATAACGCAGGGATTTGCAGCAGCAATTAAATGTGGCCTCACTAAAGATCAGCTGGATAACACAATAGGAATTCATCCTGTCTGTGCAGAG
- the txnrd1.S gene encoding thioredoxin reductase 1, cytoplasmic S homeolog isoform 2 (UGA stop codon recoded as selenocysteine; isoform 2 is encoded by transcript variant 2), with protein MESSLPSVFVKEKHIGSYEDILKLSKENMFQKLLETKEDNPDQITYDYDLIVIGGGSGGLAASKEAAKYGKKVLVLDFVTPSPLGTRWGLGGTCVNVGCIPKKLMHQAALLRQALKDSQKYGWQIEDNIQHNWETMTDSVQNYIGSLNFNYRVALMENNVKYENGYGEFVGPHTIKSTNSRGKEKYFTAEKFLIATGERPRYLGIPGDKEYCITSDDLFSLPYCPGKTLVVGASYVALECAGFLAGLGLDVTVMVRSILLRGFDQQMANKIGEYMEEHGVKFIKQFVPAKIEQMEAGKPGRLKVTSQAPDGTETTDEYNTVLLAIGRDACTRNIGLEIPGVKINEKTGKIPVNDEEQTNVSYIYAIGDVIQDKLELTPVAIQAGRLLAKRLYGDSTLKCDYVNVPTTVFTPLEYGACGLSEENAIRHYGEENIEVYHSYFWPLEWTVPVRDNNKCYAKIICNLKDNERVVGFHVLSPNAGEITQGFAAAIKCGLTKDQLDNTIGIHPVCAEIFTTLTVTKRSGGNILQSGCUG; from the exons ATGGAGTCATCTTTACCCAGTGTTTTTGTGAAGGAGAAGCATATAGGAAGCTATGAGGACATTTTAAAG TTGTCTAAAGAAAACATGTTTCAGAAACTTCTAGAAACTAAAGAAGATAATCCCGACCAAATCACATATGACTATGACCTTATAGTTATTGGTGGTGGATCAGGAGGGCTAGCTGCTTCTAAG GAGGCTGCAAAGTATGGCAAGAAAGTGCTGGTACTAGACTTTGTGACTCCATCACCCCTTGGCACAAGATGGG GTCTTGGAGGAACCTGTGTAAACGTAGGCTGCATTCCCAAGAAGCTAATGCATCAGGCGGCTTTGCTAAGACAGGCTTTGAAAGATTCTCAGAAATATGGATGGCAGATAGAAGACAATA TACAGCACAACTGGGAAACAATGACAGATTCTGTTCAGAACTATATTGGTTCTCTAAATTTTAACTACAGAGTCGCCCTAATGGAAAACAATGTGAAGTATGAAAATGGCTATGGAGAATTTGTAGGACCACATACAATCAAG tCAACAAATAGTAGAGGAAAAGAGAAATACTTTACAGCAGAAAAATTTCTCATTGCCACTGGTGAACGGCCACGATACTTAGGTATTCCCGGAGACAAAGAATACTGCATTACAAG TGATGACCTCTTCTCGCTTCCTTACTGTCCGGGGAAGACTCTGGTGGTTGGAGCATCCTACGTTGCCTTGGaatgtgctgggtttttggcaggACTTGGTCTAGACGTTACCGTTATGGTGCGTTCCATTCTCTTAAGAGGTTTTGATCAGCAAATGGCCAACAAAATTGGCGAATACATGGAAGAGCACGGAGTGAAATTCATCAAACAATTTGTGCCAGCTAAG ATAGAACAAATGGAAGCAGGGAAACCTGGGAGGTTAAAGGTAACATCACAAGCACCTGATGGCACAGAGACAACAGACGAATACAACACA GTTCTGCTGGCAATTGGAAGGGATGCTTGCACAAGAAATATTGGACTTGAAATACCTGGAGTAAAGATAAATGAAAA AACAGGAAAAATCCCAGTTAATGATGAGGAGCAGACTAATGTGTCTTATATCTATGCCATTGGAGATGTCATACAGGACAAACTAGAGCTCACTCCTGTAGCTATCCAAGCAGGCCGCCTACTAGCCAAGAGGCTCTATGGAGATTCAACTCTAAAG TGTGACTATGTAAATGTACCAACGACAGTATTTACCCCTTTGGAATATGGTGCTTGTGGCTTATCCGAAGAAAATGCTATCCGACACTACGGAGAGGAGAATATAGAG GTCTACCACAGTTACTTCTGGCCTCTAGAATGGACAGTACCAGTAAGGGACAATAACAAGTGTTACGCAAAGATCATCTGTAATCTGAAAGATAAT GAAAGAGTTGTGGGCTTCCATGTCCTCTCTCCGAATGCTGGAGAAATAACGCAGGGATTTGCAGCAGCAATTAAATGTGGCCTCACTAAAGATCAGCTGGATAACACAATAGGAATTCATCCTGTCTGTGCAGAG